In Topomyia yanbarensis strain Yona2022 chromosome 2, ASM3024719v1, whole genome shotgun sequence, one DNA window encodes the following:
- the LOC131678650 gene encoding probable GDP-L-fucose synthase yields MTKIVLVTGGTGLVGRAIEAVIDEEKPTNERWIFVGSKDADLTDLQSTRSMFDKYKPTHVIHLAAMVGGLFHNMNNNLDFLRKNMQINDNVLLLSHEFNVQKVVSCLSTCIFPDKTSYPIDETMIHNGPPHESNFGYSYAKRMIDITNRAYNEQYGSMFTSVVPCNVFGPFDNFTPGVSHVIPGMIHRLHETMYSKEPEKAQEEKTFAVYGTGKPLRQFIYSKDLAKLFIWVLRSYQSVEPIILSVDETAEVTIAHLAESLVRAFEFRGKLEFDTSKADGQYKKTASNAKLRKLLPDFQFIDFDSAIRETVQWYIENYDKARK; encoded by the exons ATGACTAAAATAGTTTTAGTTACTGGTGGAACTGGACTAGTTGGAAGGGCCATCGAAGCTGTAATCGACGAAGAGAAGCCAACAAACGAACGATGGATCTTTGTCGGATCCAAGGATGCGGATCTAAC AGATCTCCAATCGACGCGTTCCATGTTCGACAAATACAAACCAACCCACGTGATACATTTGGCTGCGATGGTTGGTGGATTGTTCCATAATATGAACAATAATTTGGACTTTCtgcgaaaaaatatgcaaattaaTGACAATGTTCTGTTGTTAAGTCACGAGTTTAATGTACAGAAAGTTGTCTCCTGTTTATCAACCTGCATctttccggacaaaaccagtTACCCAATCGATGAAACAATG ATTCATAATGGACCGCCCCATGAATCGAACTTTGGTTACAGTTACGCTAAACGCATGATTGATATCACTAACCGTGCCTACAATGAACAGTATGGTAGCATGTTTACTTCCGTTGTTCCTTGTAACGTCTTTGGGCCCTTCGATAATTTCACTCCTGGTGTGAGTCATGTAATTCCCGGAATGATCCACCGGCTGCACGAAACAATGTATTCGAAAGAACCAGAG AAAGCGCAGGAAGAGAAAACCTTCGCAGTTTATGGTACGGGTAAGCCTCTGCGGCAGTTCATATACTCCAAAGATCTAGCGAAGTTATTTATTTGGGTGCTGCGGAGCTATCAAAGTGTCGAACCTATCATTCTCTCGGTGGACGAAACGGCGGAAGTGACGATAGCACATTTGGCGGAATCCTTAGTGCGGGCGTTTGAATTTAGAGGAAAGCTAGAGTTTGATACCAGCAAGGCAGACGGACAGTATAAGAAGACGGCTTCCAATGCAAAACTAAGGAAACTGTTGCCGGATTTTCAATTCATCGATTTTGATTCGGCTATAAGAGAAACCGTACAGTGGTACATCGAAAACTACGACAAGGCGCGAAAATAA